One Miscanthus floridulus cultivar M001 chromosome 11, ASM1932011v1, whole genome shotgun sequence DNA window includes the following coding sequences:
- the LOC136492629 gene encoding uncharacterized protein isoform X1 yields the protein MAAAADAPAEAAAIARRLASCNTGTRELAVRYLLSDFLPASAPRLSATDLLKLWKGLFFCFWHADKPLYQSSVATRLASAVSAPPSPANGAAFLAAYLTTLRREWAHIDVHRLDKFYLLNRRFLHHAFLLLSANSFAPDVTSQVVSVLSDKALLPEADNVAAGTSRGLGYHVAEAFLDELLPVLPVSLETMDALLAPFFTVLEKSTDRVMVSKVKAGVFERLLDSGSRLLETVKKGEEVQKGSAEEKLGKIGLLFGFSKRFLDIGAKAETVQSNRKVVFGLRDAFVKIEKGLRLSGLEITVPKFEAAEVPVPPNAGEEKAQKKKKAKKAALAEGEMEEAKDLKREKKVKKDKKEKKEKKKKRKVEVVDEGNIAEKITDAPVDDQQMGDGTDGITFDETLKSNLQKQFEMAAAEAGMPKGGSSSGASPVTPASGKVATKRKRSKSADKLSEASDGDDGSEGNLLARDGEKSGKRVRFSMKNNLVWKPHNPLPPQCLRLPPSATPRGSALKKGVQPGPITPTPLKKAKPKAKSAKKVLKKQPSSAVKRLRKLQSFSA from the coding sequence atggccgccgccgcagaCGCGCCCGCCGAGGCCGCCGCCATCGCGCGGCGCCTGGCCTCCTGCAACACGGGCACCCGGGAGCTCGCGGTCCGCTACCTCCTCTCCGACTTCCTCCCCGCCTCCGCGCCGCGCCTCTCCGCCACCGACCTCCTCAAGCTCTGGAAGggcctcttcttctgcttctggCACGCCGACAAGCCGCTCTACCAGAGCTCCGTCGCCACGCGCCTGGCATCCGCGGTCtccgcgccgccgtcgcccgccAACGGCGCCGCCTTCCTCGCCGCCTACCTCACCACGCTCCGCCGCGAGTGGGCCCACATCGACGTCCACCGCCTCGACAAGTTTTACCTCCTCAACCGCCGCTTCCTCCACCACGCCTTCCTGCTCCTCAGCGCCAATTCCTTCGCCCCCGACGTCACCTCCCAGGTCGTGTCCGTCCTGTCGGATAAGGCCCTGCTCCCGGAAGCCGATAACGTCGCCGCAGGCACCTCCCGGGGCCTCGGGTACCATGTCGCCGAGGCGTTCCTTGACGAGCTCTTGCCCGTGCTCCCTGTCAGCCTGGAGACGATGGACGCCCTGCTGGCTCCGTTCTTCACTGTACTGGAGAAGTCGACTGATCGGGTGATGGTGAGTAAGGTGAAGGCAGGCGTATTTGAGAGGTTACTGGATAGCGGCAGTCGGTTGCTTGAGACGGTGAAGAAAGGGGAGGAGGTGCAGAAGGGTAGTGCTGAGGAGAAGCTCGGGAAAATTGGATTGCTGTTTGGATTCAGCAAGAGGTTCCTGGATATTGGTGCAAAGGCAGAGACGGTGCAATCGAACCGGAAGGTGGTCTTTGGGTTGAGGGATGCATTTGTGAAGATCGAGAAGGGTTTGCGGCTATCTGGTCTTGAGATCACTGTGCCAAAGTTTGAGGCTGCTGAGGTGCCAGTGCCACCAAATGCAGGCGAGGAAAAGgcacaaaagaagaaaaaggccAAGAAGGCTGCATTGGCTGAAGGTGAGATGGAGGAGGCCAAGGATTTGAAGCGTGAGAAGAAGgtaaagaaggacaagaaggagaagaaagagaagaagaaaaagaggaAGGTGGAGGTTGTTGATGAAGGGAACATTGCTGAGAAGATTACTGATGCTCCTGTAGATGACCAACAGATGGGTGATGGTACTGATGGCATTACATTTGATGAGACATTAAAGTCCAATCTTCAGAAGCAGTTTGAGATGGCTGCAGCAGAAGCTGGTATGCCCAAAGGGGGCAGCAGCTCAGGCGCTTCACCAGTGACACCAGCTAGTGGGAAAGTGGCAACAAAGAGGAAGCGTTCAAAATCTGCTGATAAGCTGTCTGAAGCTTCTGATGGGGATGATGGCAGCGAAGGTAATCTTCTTGCCCGGGATGGAGAGAAGAGTGGTAAGAGGGTGAGGTTCTCGATGAAGAATAATTTAGTTTGGAAACCTCACAATCCTTTGCCACCGCAGTGTTTGAGGCTGCCACCTTCGGCTACTCCAAGGGGAAGCGCACTAAAAAAGGGCGTTCAGCCAGGGCCCATAACACCGACGCCATTGAAGAAGGCTAAGCCAAAGGCAAAATCTGCAAAGAAGGTCTTGAAGAAGCAACCTTCATCTGCTGTGAAGCGTTTGCGGAAGTTGCAGAGTTTCTCAGCATGA
- the LOC136492629 gene encoding uncharacterized protein isoform X2 — protein sequence MAAAADAPAEAAAIARRLASCNTGTRELAVRYLLSDFLPASAPRLSATDLLKLWKGLFFCFWHADKPLYQSSVATRLASAVSAPPSPANGAAFLAAYLTTLRREWAHIDVHRLDKFYLLNRRFLHHAFLLLSANSFAPDVTSQVVSVLSDKALLPEADNVAAGTSRGLGYHVAEAFLDELLPVLPVSLETMDALLAPFFTVLEKSTDRVMVSKVKAGVFERLLDSGSRLLETVKKGEEVQKGSAEEKLGKIGLLFGFSKRFLDIGAKAETVQSNRKVVFGLRDAFVKIEKGLRLSGLEITVPKFEAAEVPVPPNAGEEKAQKKKKAKKAALAEGEMEEAKDLKREKKVKKDKKEKKEKKKKRKVEVVDEGNIAEKITDAPVDDQQMGDGTDGITFDETLKSNLQKQFEMAAAEAGMPKGGSSSGASPVTPASGKVATKRKRSKSADKLSEASDGDDGSEVFEAATFGYSKGKRTKKGRSARAHNTDAIEEG from the exons atggccgccgccgcagaCGCGCCCGCCGAGGCCGCCGCCATCGCGCGGCGCCTGGCCTCCTGCAACACGGGCACCCGGGAGCTCGCGGTCCGCTACCTCCTCTCCGACTTCCTCCCCGCCTCCGCGCCGCGCCTCTCCGCCACCGACCTCCTCAAGCTCTGGAAGggcctcttcttctgcttctggCACGCCGACAAGCCGCTCTACCAGAGCTCCGTCGCCACGCGCCTGGCATCCGCGGTCtccgcgccgccgtcgcccgccAACGGCGCCGCCTTCCTCGCCGCCTACCTCACCACGCTCCGCCGCGAGTGGGCCCACATCGACGTCCACCGCCTCGACAAGTTTTACCTCCTCAACCGCCGCTTCCTCCACCACGCCTTCCTGCTCCTCAGCGCCAATTCCTTCGCCCCCGACGTCACCTCCCAGGTCGTGTCCGTCCTGTCGGATAAGGCCCTGCTCCCGGAAGCCGATAACGTCGCCGCAGGCACCTCCCGGGGCCTCGGGTACCATGTCGCCGAGGCGTTCCTTGACGAGCTCTTGCCCGTGCTCCCTGTCAGCCTGGAGACGATGGACGCCCTGCTGGCTCCGTTCTTCACTGTACTGGAGAAGTCGACTGATCGGGTGATGGTGAGTAAGGTGAAGGCAGGCGTATTTGAGAGGTTACTGGATAGCGGCAGTCGGTTGCTTGAGACGGTGAAGAAAGGGGAGGAGGTGCAGAAGGGTAGTGCTGAGGAGAAGCTCGGGAAAATTGGATTGCTGTTTGGATTCAGCAAGAGGTTCCTGGATATTGGTGCAAAGGCAGAGACGGTGCAATCGAACCGGAAGGTGGTCTTTGGGTTGAGGGATGCATTTGTGAAGATCGAGAAGGGTTTGCGGCTATCTGGTCTTGAGATCACTGTGCCAAAGTTTGAGGCTGCTGAGGTGCCAGTGCCACCAAATGCAGGCGAGGAAAAGgcacaaaagaagaaaaaggccAAGAAGGCTGCATTGGCTGAAGGTGAGATGGAGGAGGCCAAGGATTTGAAGCGTGAGAAGAAGgtaaagaaggacaagaaggagaagaaagagaagaagaaaaagaggaAGGTGGAGGTTGTTGATGAAGGGAACATTGCTGAGAAGATTACTGATGCTCCTGTAGATGACCAACAGATGGGTGATGGTACTGATGGCATTACATTTGATGAGACATTAAAGTCCAATCTTCAGAAGCAGTTTGAGATGGCTGCAGCAGAAGCTGGTATGCCCAAAGGGGGCAGCAGCTCAGGCGCTTCACCAGTGACACCAGCTAGTGGGAAAGTGGCAACAAAGAGGAAGCGTTCAAAATCTGCTGATAAGCTGTCTGAAGCTTCTGATGGGGATGATGGCAGCGAAG TGTTTGAGGCTGCCACCTTCGGCTACTCCAAGGGGAAGCGCACTAAAAAAGGGCGTTCAGCCAGGGCCCATAACACCGACGCCATTGAAGAAGGCTAA
- the LOC136492630 gene encoding cold-responsive protein kinase 1-like → MASPDPRTVFLVFIVILAIVVIILLGICWKFLKPDIMRKLMRPRSPGSDVPEYFSSNMSGNLRTITYFDYATLKKATRDFNQKNQLGRGGFGPVYLGKLDDGRKVAVKQLSVGKSGQGESEFFVEVNMITSIQHKNLVRLVGCCSEGSQRLLVYEFMKNKSLDKILFGGDGSPFLNWRTRHQIIVGIARGLQYLHEESNLRIVHRDIKASNILLDDKFQPKIGDFGLARFFPEDQTYLSTAFAGTLGYTAPEYAIRGELTVKADTYSFGVLVLEIVSSRKNTDLSLPNEMQYLPEHAWRLYEQSKILELVDPKVQADGLDEKEVQQVCQIALLCVQPYPNLRPAMSDVVLMLTMKGDQSVPAPMKPAFLDRKSLKDKNVTSDTAMEMRSASYWMNTPSPMVDKPYDMSCGI, encoded by the exons ATGGCATCTCCAGATCCTCGGACGGTCTTCCTCGTCTTCATCGTCATTCTCGCCATTGTCGTTATAATCCTGCTTGGTATCTGCTGGAAGTTCCTCAAACCAGACATCATGAGGAAGCTGATGCGGCCAAGAAGCCCTGGTTCAG ATGTTCCTGAGTACTTCAGCAGCAACATGAGCGGAAACCTCCGGACGATCACCTACTTCGATTATGCTACGCTGAAGAAGGCCACCAGGGACTTCAACCAAAAGAACCAACTTGGCAGAGGAGGCTTTGGGCCTGTTTATCTG GGGAAACTCGACGACGGTAGGAAAGTTGCAGTGAAGCAGCTCAGCGTCGGCAAGTCTGGGCAGGGCGAGTCAGAGTTCTTCGTCGAAGTgaacatgatcacaagcatccaGCACAAGAACCTCGTGCGCCTCGTGGGTTGCTGCTCCGAGGGGTCCCAGCGGCTGCTGGTGTACGAGTTCATGAAGAACAAAAGCTTGGACAAGATACTGTTTG GGGGTGATGGCTCGCCGTTTCTGAACTGGAGAACCAGGCACCAGATCATCGTCGGCATCGCACGAGGCTTGCAGTACCTTCACGAGGAGTCAAACCTGAGGATCGTTCACCGCGACATCAAGGCCAGCAACATCCTCCTGGACGACAAGTTCCAGCCCAAGATCGGCGACTTTGGCTTGGCCAGGTTCTTCCCCGAGGACCAGACATACCTCAGCACTGCGTTTGCCGGCACTTT GGGTTACACTGCGCCTGAATACGCCATCAGAGGGGAGCTCACGGTGAAAGCCGACACCTACAGCTTCGGCGTGCTCGTGCTCGAGATCGTCAGCAGCAGGAAGAACACGGACCTGTCTCTTCCAAACGAGATGCAGTACCTCCCAGAACAC GCATGGCGGCTCTACGAGCAGTCCAAGATCCTGGAGCTCGTGGACCCGAAGGTGCAGGCCGACGGGCTCGACGAGAAGGAGGTCCAGCAGGTGTGCCAGATCGCGCTGCTGTGCGTGCAGCCGTACCCGAACCTCCGCCCGGCCATGTCGGACGTCGTGCTGATGCTGACGATGAAGGGCGACCAGTCCGTCCCGGCGCCCATGAAGCCGGCGTTCCTCGACAGGAAGAGCCTCAAGGACAAGAACGTCACGTCGGACACGGCGATGGAGATGAGGTCGGCGTCCTACTGGATGAACACGCCGTCGCCCATGGTGGACAAGCCGTACGACATGAGCTGTGGCATCTAG